One stretch of Lysobacter sp. TY2-98 DNA includes these proteins:
- a CDS encoding ABC transporter ATP-binding protein: MNAQVAPSSPAPVVRARNLRKGYKNKMALDGATFEIPAGRIVGLIGPNGAGKTTALKAMLGLIPFDGELSVLGRNPCTQRDDLMQDVCFIADVAVLPRWIRVKEAIEFVAGVHPRFDMAKCERFLAGTQLKPNLKVREMSKGMIVQLHLALVMAIDAKLLVLDEPTLGLDILYRKQFYQRLLEDYFDEEKTIIVTTHQVEEIEHILTDVLFIRDGRITLDAAMDTLGERYVEVLVDGAHLDAARALKPIDERALPFGKTVMLFDGVPEAQLATFGETRTPGLADLFVATMKGTYA; this comes from the coding sequence ATGAACGCCCAGGTCGCCCCGTCCTCTCCCGCCCCGGTGGTGCGTGCGCGCAACCTACGCAAGGGCTACAAGAACAAGATGGCGCTCGACGGCGCCACGTTCGAGATCCCGGCCGGTCGCATCGTCGGCCTGATCGGTCCGAACGGCGCCGGCAAGACCACCGCGCTCAAGGCCATGCTCGGCCTGATCCCGTTCGACGGCGAACTCAGCGTGCTCGGCCGCAACCCCTGCACGCAGCGCGACGACCTCATGCAGGACGTCTGCTTCATCGCCGACGTCGCGGTGCTGCCGCGCTGGATCCGCGTCAAGGAAGCGATCGAGTTCGTTGCCGGCGTGCATCCGCGCTTCGACATGGCCAAGTGCGAGCGCTTCCTCGCCGGCACGCAGCTGAAGCCGAACCTCAAGGTTCGCGAGATGTCCAAGGGCATGATCGTGCAGCTGCACCTCGCACTGGTCATGGCCATCGATGCCAAGCTGCTGGTGCTCGACGAACCGACGCTCGGCCTCGACATCCTCTACCGCAAGCAGTTCTACCAGCGCCTGCTCGAGGACTATTTCGACGAGGAAAAGACGATCATCGTCACCACCCACCAGGTCGAAGAGATCGAGCACATCCTCACCGACGTGCTGTTCATCCGCGACGGCCGCATCACGCTCGACGCCGCCATGGACACGCTCGGCGAGCGCTACGTCGAAGTGCTGGTGGACGGCGCGCATCTGGATGCCGCGCGTGCACTGAAGCCGATCGACGAACGCGCCCTGCCGTTCGGCAAGACCGTGATGCTGTTCGACGGCGTTCCGGAAGCCCAGCTCGCCACGTTCGGGGAAACCCGCACGCCCGGCCTGGCCGACCTGTTCGTCGCCACGATGAAGGGGACCTACGCATGA
- a CDS encoding class II fumarate hydratase, which yields MAGNDGNVRIEHDSMGELEVPADALWGAQTQRAVENFPISGQRMPRGFIEALGLIKASAAEVNGRLKLLDPAFAKAVAAAAGRVADGEFDAHFPIDVYQTGSGTSSNMNANEVVAHVASNTRRRVHPNDHVNLGQSSNDVIPTAIRVSAAIACTRELLPALKHLQNTVSKKGRSLAKVAKTGRTHLMDAMPVTFAQEFGAWASQLDSARMRIEDALVRLQRLPIGGTAVGTGINAHPKFGEQVTKALARATGVKFTPAADRFEGIASQDDAVELSGQLNALAVALMKIANDLRWMNSGPLAGLGEIELPALQPGSSIMPGKVNPVIPEAVAMVCAQVMGHHTAITVAGQSGNFQLNVMLPLIAYDLLDSIGLLSNVMRLLADRAIAGVKVRSDRIREALDRNPILVTALNPVIGYEKAAAIAKQAYKEGRPVLDVAAEATGMSRDALRRLLDPAALTKGGIREGMSGGG from the coding sequence ATGGCCGGGAACGACGGAAATGTCCGCATCGAACACGACAGCATGGGCGAGCTGGAGGTACCGGCCGACGCACTGTGGGGTGCGCAGACGCAGCGGGCGGTGGAGAACTTCCCGATCTCCGGACAGCGTATGCCGCGCGGCTTCATCGAAGCATTGGGGCTGATCAAGGCATCGGCGGCCGAGGTCAACGGCCGCCTGAAGTTGCTCGATCCAGCCTTCGCCAAGGCGGTCGCTGCCGCTGCCGGGCGCGTGGCCGACGGTGAGTTCGACGCGCATTTCCCGATCGACGTCTACCAGACCGGCTCGGGCACCTCGAGCAACATGAACGCGAATGAGGTGGTCGCGCACGTGGCCTCGAACACGCGGCGACGCGTGCATCCGAACGATCACGTCAATCTCGGCCAGAGCTCGAACGACGTCATTCCTACCGCCATCCGCGTATCCGCGGCGATCGCCTGCACGCGCGAGTTGCTGCCCGCGCTGAAGCACTTGCAGAACACGGTGTCGAAGAAGGGCCGCTCGCTCGCCAAGGTCGCCAAGACCGGCCGTACGCACCTGATGGACGCTATGCCGGTGACGTTCGCGCAGGAATTCGGCGCCTGGGCCTCGCAGCTGGATTCGGCGCGCATGCGCATCGAGGACGCGCTGGTGCGCCTGCAGCGGCTGCCGATCGGTGGCACCGCGGTGGGCACCGGTATCAACGCGCACCCGAAGTTCGGCGAGCAGGTGACGAAGGCGCTGGCACGGGCCACCGGCGTGAAGTTCACGCCTGCTGCCGATCGTTTCGAGGGCATCGCCTCGCAGGACGACGCGGTCGAGCTATCGGGCCAGCTCAATGCGCTGGCGGTCGCGCTGATGAAGATCGCGAACGACCTGCGCTGGATGAATTCGGGGCCGCTCGCGGGGCTCGGCGAGATCGAATTGCCGGCCCTGCAGCCGGGCAGTTCGATCATGCCGGGCAAGGTGAATCCGGTGATTCCGGAAGCCGTCGCGATGGTCTGCGCGCAGGTGATGGGTCACCACACCGCGATCACCGTCGCCGGGCAGAGCGGCAACTTCCAGCTCAACGTGATGCTGCCGCTGATCGCGTACGACCTGCTCGATTCGATCGGCCTGCTGTCGAACGTCATGCGTCTGCTGGCGGACCGCGCGATCGCCGGAGTGAAGGTCCGCAGCGATCGGATCCGCGAAGCGCTGGATCGCAATCCGATCCTGGTCACCGCGCTCAATCCGGTGATCGGCTACGAGAAGGCGGCGGCGATCGCGAAACAGGCCTACAAGGAAGGGCGGCCGGTGCTCGACGTCGCGGCCGAAGCAACGGGCATGTCGCGCGATGCGTTGCGGCGGTTGCTGGATCCCGCGGCGCTCACGAAGGGCGGCATTCGCGAGGGGATGTCCGGCGGCGGGTGA